The Methanobrevibacter sp. genome segment TACAACAATCGTTGATAACGGAATACTAATCACAAATGAAACATTAACCAACATCGGAACAATAACATTAATCAATCCACGGTTCAGAAACAGTACATACACCATAAAAATGAAAGTATACAGCATAAGTGATGTTAATGTCTGCACAGATGCCAGTACAGACAACATAACAGTAACACCATTAACAATTACATTACAATATGGAACACCTGTAAACATACCATTTGAAACATTGGATTTGGATCATGTTATTGGTTTTGATGCAACAGTCAATATAGTTCATGATCAACACATCATCAAAGTAAATGAAAGTCTGATATTATCCAGTAACATTTCAAGTTTAACAATTGGTGAAACTGCAATTTTAACAGCAACATATCTTGATGAGACTGGAATACCAATGAGTAATCAGGAAATTCGTTTCTATGATGGTGAAACATTACTTGGTTCCAGTAACACAAATGAGTACGGTGTTGCGACATTCAATTTCACTCCAAGTGTTTCAGGAACTCATAGTATTACTTGTAAGAATCCAAATGATTTAACTTCAAATACTGTTAATCTGATTGTTTCAAAGAAAATACCTGTATTAGCATTATCTGCAAGTCGCAGAGTTGCTGGTCTTGACATTATTGACATTGAAGCATCAATAAAATATGAAGGTGTGGGATTATCTGGTGTTACTTTACAAGTCCTTGATTCATCAGATAATGTTATCGTATCAACTTTAACAAATAGTGATGGTGAAATATCTGAGTTAGTGAGAAGTTATGCAGGTTACACACTTCGAGCTTATTATGCAGGTGATGCAACATATAACAGTGCTTATTCAAGTCCGGTTACTGTTAATGCCGCATACACAAAATGCAGTATTACTGAGGTTGATGGAAAAACAATTCTTTCACATAAAGATGCTGATACTGCAACTTTAAGAGTGCAATTACTTGATAGCAACGATAATCCTGTTGCAGCAAGTGATGAACCTGTGCAGTTTTGGACCAGTCAGGACTCACAT includes the following:
- a CDS encoding Ig-like domain-containing protein; this translates as MYFTDITNPELQYFHGLNIKNISLSLTEILSSDLFIVETIITDSIYRIYPLFYCKEITSSNNNDKILENKCIIANKNTEETYYDFVSDDDEFSRLIKLTGYKQINDALNMQEFNALVYRLKQNYPFQEEIQIKNSTVHGKYADYLFNLESTTIVDNGILITNETLTNIGTITLINPRFRNSTYTIKMKVYSISDVNVCTDASTDNITVTPLTITLQYGTPVNIPFETLDLDHVIGFDATVNIVHDQHIIKVNESLILSSNISSLTIGETAILTATYLDETGIPMSNQEIRFYDGETLLGSSNTNEYGVATFNFTPSVSGTHSITCKNPNDLTSNTVNLIVSKKIPVLALSASRRVAGLDIIDIEASIKYEGVGLSGVTLQVLDSSDNVIVSTLTNSDGEISELVRSYAGYTLRAYYAGDATYNSAYSSPVTVNAAYTKCSITEVDGKTILSHKDADTATLRVQLLDSNDNPVAASDEPVQFWTSQDSHYPSVVGDAFAISRESGSVMSVKVGDNASYLKLSDAGLTVYDNGTYVIDGAGDYVDVRFQDNLLMYTDVYDNTHYEDLSSYDFDFSSVFSASGTYVFHNLIDIVNTDGTGKADKLYNSMGVGDIEFKAEVGTFSSEIYAIEDCFFYGINTDAFTIPSSTTFSSNGEYITVTTTTSSEKLVYL